In Labrus bergylta chromosome 6, fLabBer1.1, whole genome shotgun sequence, the following proteins share a genomic window:
- the prg4b gene encoding proteoglycan 4b isoform X2 — protein sequence MSSATLCAVVLLLCALTFSAAQSSCKGRCGSGYYRGNMCQCDYNCLSYGECCKDFDSQCTTSDSCKGRCGEGFKRGRLCNCDSDCEKYKQCCSDFSNHCDALEISGATSETAPGKTNSCHNVNNNKPKEPPQGDATDLSSTFSEGDNTDDHLIPLVSPTSYPQDDLNDDIFPNDEYSDDAVGDLETTPIPESTSGYGSSTAGPLDQLPTEPTQNPDTVETTTETVTVGALTKTTLADNEPTQADSSPSTIPPTMGEVSTISTDAGDPTSSGTTPPQPTTAAVSSLPVANSEHPRGDSPGPNSPEPVPEVTSKGAVSLEGQNTDPTVISTNEPEDTTLPLKTTYNPTEASVSTVTTQDPTPIPTTATLALGPDVDNKEDVATELPTSLPDLEDPSIGVTPSDSRKPSEPDALTTNIPTSTEASRDVATEDVTQARPTADPLNVPEDPPKPTSLEETSKPQDKPDLLKPKPVKPIAAKPSSKPETKPLDPAQTLNVDNPRDYQADDSNDTNLCSGRPVSGVTTLRNGTIVVFRGHYFWFLDRNRVPGQAQDITQVWGVPSPIDTVFTRCNCQGKTYIFRGPQYWRYENDVLDPGYPKVVETGFDGLRGHITAALSVPQYQRRRESVYFFKRGGNVQKYSYQFGTSPKCGRKPQHAIYTVSNRFVRQAVSALGATINIRTSWRGFPPTITAAVSIPSNREPEGYKYYVVSRSKSYKVRMDTGRPEIPAPAANTSPQSNNIFKCPKKL from the exons ATGTCTTCTGCTACACTTTGTGCTGTTGTTCTGCTGCTTTGTGCTTTGACATTCAGTGCTGCTCAGT CGAGCTGCAAAGGACGATGTGGTTCTGGGTACTACAGGGGCAACATGTGCCAGTGTGATTACAACTGTCTGTCTTATGGAGAGTGCTGCAAAGACTTTGACTCTCAGTGCACAACAA GCGACTCTTGTAAAGGTCGTTGTGGAGAGGGTTTTAAAAGAGGCCGGCTGTGTAACTGCGACAGCGACTGTGAGAAGTACAAACAGTGTTGCTCAGACTTCAGCAACCACTGCGATGCATTAG AAATCAGTGGAGCAACAAGTGAAACAGCACCAGGGAAGACTAATTCATGCCATAATGTCAATAATAACAAACCAAAAG AGCCACCTCAAGGTGACGCAACAGATCTGTCGTCAACATTCAGCGAGGGAGACAATACAG ATGACCATCTTATTCCCCTGGTCAGTCCAACATCATATCCACAAGATGATCTCAATGATG ATATTTTTCCCAATGACGAATATTCCGACGATGCAGTTGGCGACCTGGAAACCACTCCAATCCCAGAGAGCACTAGCGGCTATGGATCGTCTACAGCTGGCCCTCTGGATCAACTTCCCACCGAACCCACCCAGAATCCAGACACTGTAGAGACCACTACAGAGACAGTGACAGTAGGCGCTCTAACAAAGACGACTCTTGCTGATAATGAGCCGACACAGGCAGATAGCAGTCCTTCCACCATACCCCCAACCATGGGTGAAGTCTCCACTATCAGTACAG ATGCCGGAGATCCCACCAGCTCAGGAACAACTCCCCCTCAGCCTACAACGGCAGCTGTCAGCAGCCTGCCTGTCGCAAACTCAGAGCACCCGAGAGGGGATTCTCCTGGCCCCAACAGTCCAGAGCCTGTGCCAGAAGTCACATCTAAGGGTGCTGTTTCTCTTGAGGGACAGAATACAGATCCCACTGTAATCTCCACCAATGAACCAGAGGATACAACCCTACCCCTAAAAACAACCTACAACCCCACTGAGGCTTCAGTGTCTACAGTAACCACACAGGACCCAACACCCATACCAACGACAGCCACTTTAGCCCTCGGACCAGATGTAGACAACAAAGAGGATGTCGCAACAGAACTGCCAACATCTCTGCCAGACCTTGAGGATCCTTCTATCGGGGTTACTCCTTCCGACTCCAGGAAACCGTCTGAGCCTGATGCCTTGACAACCAACATCCCAACATCCACAGAGGCATCTCGGGATGTCGCTACAGAAGATGTTACACAAGCAAGACCCACAGCAGATCCACTAAATGTCCCTGAAGACCCACCCAAACCCACAAGCTTAGAAGAAACATCAAAACCCCAGGACAAGCCAGACCTGTTGAAGCCAAAGCCAGTTAAACCAATAGCAGCTAAACCCAGCTCCAAACCTGAGACCAAGCCTCTGGATCCTGCACAAACTCTCAACGTGGACAATCCTCGGGACTACCAAGCCG atgACAGCAACGACACAAATCTGTGCAGTGGGCGGCCAGTCAGTGGAGTCACCACCCTGAGGAATGGCACAATAGTGGTTTTCAGAG GACACTACTTCTGGTTTCTGGACAGAAACAGGGTACCTGGTCAGGCCCAAGACATCACACAAGTGTGGGGCGTCCCCTCCCCTATCGACACTGTGTTCACCCGCTGTAACTGCCAGGgcaaaacatacattttcagG GGACCGCAGTACTGGAGATATGAAAACGATGTTTTGGACCCTGGCTATCCAAAGGTCGTTGAAACAGGCTTCGATGGGCTTCGTGGCCACATCACAGCGGCTCTGTCCGTGCCTCAGtaccagaggaggagagagtccGTTTACTTCTTCAAGAGAG gggGAAATGTTCAGAAATATTCCTACCAGTTTGGCACAAGTCCAAAGTGTGGCAGAAAACCACAGCATGCCATTTACACAGTCAGCAACCGGTTTGTCCGACAAGCAG TGTCTGCTCTTGGGGCAACCATCAACATCCGTACGTCATGGAGAGGTTTCCCCCCGACCATCACAGCTGCTGTTTCCATCCCGAGCAACAGAGAACCAGAGGGATACAAATACTACGTCGTCTCAAGAT cCAAATCCTACAAAGTGAGGATGGACACTGGGCGTCCTGAAATCCCCGCTCCTGCAGCCAACACGTCACCCCAGAGCAACAACATCTTCAAGTGCCCAAAGAAATTGTGA
- the prg4b gene encoding proteoglycan 4b isoform X1: MSSATLCAVVLLLCALTFSAAQSSCKGRCGSGYYRGNMCQCDYNCLSYGECCKDFDSQCTTSDSCKGRCGEGFKRGRLCNCDSDCEKYKQCCSDFSNHCDALEEISGATSETAPGKTNSCHNVNNNKPKEPPQGDATDLSSTFSEGDNTDDHLIPLVSPTSYPQDDLNDDIFPNDEYSDDAVGDLETTPIPESTSGYGSSTAGPLDQLPTEPTQNPDTVETTTETVTVGALTKTTLADNEPTQADSSPSTIPPTMGEVSTISTDAGDPTSSGTTPPQPTTAAVSSLPVANSEHPRGDSPGPNSPEPVPEVTSKGAVSLEGQNTDPTVISTNEPEDTTLPLKTTYNPTEASVSTVTTQDPTPIPTTATLALGPDVDNKEDVATELPTSLPDLEDPSIGVTPSDSRKPSEPDALTTNIPTSTEASRDVATEDVTQARPTADPLNVPEDPPKPTSLEETSKPQDKPDLLKPKPVKPIAAKPSSKPETKPLDPAQTLNVDNPRDYQADDSNDTNLCSGRPVSGVTTLRNGTIVVFRGHYFWFLDRNRVPGQAQDITQVWGVPSPIDTVFTRCNCQGKTYIFRGPQYWRYENDVLDPGYPKVVETGFDGLRGHITAALSVPQYQRRRESVYFFKRGGNVQKYSYQFGTSPKCGRKPQHAIYTVSNRFVRQAVSALGATINIRTSWRGFPPTITAAVSIPSNREPEGYKYYVVSRSKSYKVRMDTGRPEIPAPAANTSPQSNNIFKCPKKL, from the exons ATGTCTTCTGCTACACTTTGTGCTGTTGTTCTGCTGCTTTGTGCTTTGACATTCAGTGCTGCTCAGT CGAGCTGCAAAGGACGATGTGGTTCTGGGTACTACAGGGGCAACATGTGCCAGTGTGATTACAACTGTCTGTCTTATGGAGAGTGCTGCAAAGACTTTGACTCTCAGTGCACAACAA GCGACTCTTGTAAAGGTCGTTGTGGAGAGGGTTTTAAAAGAGGCCGGCTGTGTAACTGCGACAGCGACTGTGAGAAGTACAAACAGTGTTGCTCAGACTTCAGCAACCACTGCGATGCATTAG AAGAAATCAGTGGAGCAACAAGTGAAACAGCACCAGGGAAGACTAATTCATGCCATAATGTCAATAATAACAAACCAAAAG AGCCACCTCAAGGTGACGCAACAGATCTGTCGTCAACATTCAGCGAGGGAGACAATACAG ATGACCATCTTATTCCCCTGGTCAGTCCAACATCATATCCACAAGATGATCTCAATGATG ATATTTTTCCCAATGACGAATATTCCGACGATGCAGTTGGCGACCTGGAAACCACTCCAATCCCAGAGAGCACTAGCGGCTATGGATCGTCTACAGCTGGCCCTCTGGATCAACTTCCCACCGAACCCACCCAGAATCCAGACACTGTAGAGACCACTACAGAGACAGTGACAGTAGGCGCTCTAACAAAGACGACTCTTGCTGATAATGAGCCGACACAGGCAGATAGCAGTCCTTCCACCATACCCCCAACCATGGGTGAAGTCTCCACTATCAGTACAG ATGCCGGAGATCCCACCAGCTCAGGAACAACTCCCCCTCAGCCTACAACGGCAGCTGTCAGCAGCCTGCCTGTCGCAAACTCAGAGCACCCGAGAGGGGATTCTCCTGGCCCCAACAGTCCAGAGCCTGTGCCAGAAGTCACATCTAAGGGTGCTGTTTCTCTTGAGGGACAGAATACAGATCCCACTGTAATCTCCACCAATGAACCAGAGGATACAACCCTACCCCTAAAAACAACCTACAACCCCACTGAGGCTTCAGTGTCTACAGTAACCACACAGGACCCAACACCCATACCAACGACAGCCACTTTAGCCCTCGGACCAGATGTAGACAACAAAGAGGATGTCGCAACAGAACTGCCAACATCTCTGCCAGACCTTGAGGATCCTTCTATCGGGGTTACTCCTTCCGACTCCAGGAAACCGTCTGAGCCTGATGCCTTGACAACCAACATCCCAACATCCACAGAGGCATCTCGGGATGTCGCTACAGAAGATGTTACACAAGCAAGACCCACAGCAGATCCACTAAATGTCCCTGAAGACCCACCCAAACCCACAAGCTTAGAAGAAACATCAAAACCCCAGGACAAGCCAGACCTGTTGAAGCCAAAGCCAGTTAAACCAATAGCAGCTAAACCCAGCTCCAAACCTGAGACCAAGCCTCTGGATCCTGCACAAACTCTCAACGTGGACAATCCTCGGGACTACCAAGCCG atgACAGCAACGACACAAATCTGTGCAGTGGGCGGCCAGTCAGTGGAGTCACCACCCTGAGGAATGGCACAATAGTGGTTTTCAGAG GACACTACTTCTGGTTTCTGGACAGAAACAGGGTACCTGGTCAGGCCCAAGACATCACACAAGTGTGGGGCGTCCCCTCCCCTATCGACACTGTGTTCACCCGCTGTAACTGCCAGGgcaaaacatacattttcagG GGACCGCAGTACTGGAGATATGAAAACGATGTTTTGGACCCTGGCTATCCAAAGGTCGTTGAAACAGGCTTCGATGGGCTTCGTGGCCACATCACAGCGGCTCTGTCCGTGCCTCAGtaccagaggaggagagagtccGTTTACTTCTTCAAGAGAG gggGAAATGTTCAGAAATATTCCTACCAGTTTGGCACAAGTCCAAAGTGTGGCAGAAAACCACAGCATGCCATTTACACAGTCAGCAACCGGTTTGTCCGACAAGCAG TGTCTGCTCTTGGGGCAACCATCAACATCCGTACGTCATGGAGAGGTTTCCCCCCGACCATCACAGCTGCTGTTTCCATCCCGAGCAACAGAGAACCAGAGGGATACAAATACTACGTCGTCTCAAGAT cCAAATCCTACAAAGTGAGGATGGACACTGGGCGTCCTGAAATCCCCGCTCCTGCAGCCAACACGTCACCCCAGAGCAACAACATCTTCAAGTGCCCAAAGAAATTGTGA
- the prg4b gene encoding proteoglycan 4b isoform X3: MSSATLCAVVLLLCALTFSAAQSSCKGRCGSGYYRGNMCQCDYNCLSYGECCKDFDSQCTTSDSCKGRCGEGFKRGRLCNCDSDCEKYKQCCSDFSNHCDALEPPQGDATDLSSTFSEGDNTDDHLIPLVSPTSYPQDDLNDDIFPNDEYSDDAVGDLETTPIPESTSGYGSSTAGPLDQLPTEPTQNPDTVETTTETVTVGALTKTTLADNEPTQADSSPSTIPPTMGEVSTISTDAGDPTSSGTTPPQPTTAAVSSLPVANSEHPRGDSPGPNSPEPVPEVTSKGAVSLEGQNTDPTVISTNEPEDTTLPLKTTYNPTEASVSTVTTQDPTPIPTTATLALGPDVDNKEDVATELPTSLPDLEDPSIGVTPSDSRKPSEPDALTTNIPTSTEASRDVATEDVTQARPTADPLNVPEDPPKPTSLEETSKPQDKPDLLKPKPVKPIAAKPSSKPETKPLDPAQTLNVDNPRDYQADDSNDTNLCSGRPVSGVTTLRNGTIVVFRGHYFWFLDRNRVPGQAQDITQVWGVPSPIDTVFTRCNCQGKTYIFRGPQYWRYENDVLDPGYPKVVETGFDGLRGHITAALSVPQYQRRRESVYFFKRGGNVQKYSYQFGTSPKCGRKPQHAIYTVSNRFVRQAVSALGATINIRTSWRGFPPTITAAVSIPSNREPEGYKYYVVSRSKSYKVRMDTGRPEIPAPAANTSPQSNNIFKCPKKL; this comes from the exons ATGTCTTCTGCTACACTTTGTGCTGTTGTTCTGCTGCTTTGTGCTTTGACATTCAGTGCTGCTCAGT CGAGCTGCAAAGGACGATGTGGTTCTGGGTACTACAGGGGCAACATGTGCCAGTGTGATTACAACTGTCTGTCTTATGGAGAGTGCTGCAAAGACTTTGACTCTCAGTGCACAACAA GCGACTCTTGTAAAGGTCGTTGTGGAGAGGGTTTTAAAAGAGGCCGGCTGTGTAACTGCGACAGCGACTGTGAGAAGTACAAACAGTGTTGCTCAGACTTCAGCAACCACTGCGATGCATTAG AGCCACCTCAAGGTGACGCAACAGATCTGTCGTCAACATTCAGCGAGGGAGACAATACAG ATGACCATCTTATTCCCCTGGTCAGTCCAACATCATATCCACAAGATGATCTCAATGATG ATATTTTTCCCAATGACGAATATTCCGACGATGCAGTTGGCGACCTGGAAACCACTCCAATCCCAGAGAGCACTAGCGGCTATGGATCGTCTACAGCTGGCCCTCTGGATCAACTTCCCACCGAACCCACCCAGAATCCAGACACTGTAGAGACCACTACAGAGACAGTGACAGTAGGCGCTCTAACAAAGACGACTCTTGCTGATAATGAGCCGACACAGGCAGATAGCAGTCCTTCCACCATACCCCCAACCATGGGTGAAGTCTCCACTATCAGTACAG ATGCCGGAGATCCCACCAGCTCAGGAACAACTCCCCCTCAGCCTACAACGGCAGCTGTCAGCAGCCTGCCTGTCGCAAACTCAGAGCACCCGAGAGGGGATTCTCCTGGCCCCAACAGTCCAGAGCCTGTGCCAGAAGTCACATCTAAGGGTGCTGTTTCTCTTGAGGGACAGAATACAGATCCCACTGTAATCTCCACCAATGAACCAGAGGATACAACCCTACCCCTAAAAACAACCTACAACCCCACTGAGGCTTCAGTGTCTACAGTAACCACACAGGACCCAACACCCATACCAACGACAGCCACTTTAGCCCTCGGACCAGATGTAGACAACAAAGAGGATGTCGCAACAGAACTGCCAACATCTCTGCCAGACCTTGAGGATCCTTCTATCGGGGTTACTCCTTCCGACTCCAGGAAACCGTCTGAGCCTGATGCCTTGACAACCAACATCCCAACATCCACAGAGGCATCTCGGGATGTCGCTACAGAAGATGTTACACAAGCAAGACCCACAGCAGATCCACTAAATGTCCCTGAAGACCCACCCAAACCCACAAGCTTAGAAGAAACATCAAAACCCCAGGACAAGCCAGACCTGTTGAAGCCAAAGCCAGTTAAACCAATAGCAGCTAAACCCAGCTCCAAACCTGAGACCAAGCCTCTGGATCCTGCACAAACTCTCAACGTGGACAATCCTCGGGACTACCAAGCCG atgACAGCAACGACACAAATCTGTGCAGTGGGCGGCCAGTCAGTGGAGTCACCACCCTGAGGAATGGCACAATAGTGGTTTTCAGAG GACACTACTTCTGGTTTCTGGACAGAAACAGGGTACCTGGTCAGGCCCAAGACATCACACAAGTGTGGGGCGTCCCCTCCCCTATCGACACTGTGTTCACCCGCTGTAACTGCCAGGgcaaaacatacattttcagG GGACCGCAGTACTGGAGATATGAAAACGATGTTTTGGACCCTGGCTATCCAAAGGTCGTTGAAACAGGCTTCGATGGGCTTCGTGGCCACATCACAGCGGCTCTGTCCGTGCCTCAGtaccagaggaggagagagtccGTTTACTTCTTCAAGAGAG gggGAAATGTTCAGAAATATTCCTACCAGTTTGGCACAAGTCCAAAGTGTGGCAGAAAACCACAGCATGCCATTTACACAGTCAGCAACCGGTTTGTCCGACAAGCAG TGTCTGCTCTTGGGGCAACCATCAACATCCGTACGTCATGGAGAGGTTTCCCCCCGACCATCACAGCTGCTGTTTCCATCCCGAGCAACAGAGAACCAGAGGGATACAAATACTACGTCGTCTCAAGAT cCAAATCCTACAAAGTGAGGATGGACACTGGGCGTCCTGAAATCCCCGCTCCTGCAGCCAACACGTCACCCCAGAGCAACAACATCTTCAAGTGCCCAAAGAAATTGTGA